The following are encoded in a window of Panicum virgatum strain AP13 chromosome 5N, P.virgatum_v5, whole genome shotgun sequence genomic DNA:
- the LOC120675313 gene encoding pentatricopeptide repeat-containing protein At3g09650, chloroplastic has translation MLCCARYSLQLLQPHPSFPGGSTCACSCSSPSSSASGNQRQRLHPPAAVSSTTSCSTPPLTHPPDGDHPDEDGGSDAALLALLRARDTDAAYRLFSSNPSLLPSSPATASRLLAQLSFSSCSPDAFSRAARLLQSLRARGALDLLDANSLSLAAAAAARSRDARLAHSLLLYMLRQGFLPDRRAYTAAVARLTPPTKALRLFDAVLRHLRRAPPELISPYCLPDTVAFNAALSACADAGDCRRFRQLFDAMSEWSAAADALTYNVVIKMCARAGRKGLVARVLERMLSSGLAPCATTFHSLVAAFVGFCDIPTAERIVQAMREERKDICLLLRAVAMECDDVPDVEQGAALLDDIVAGAKPGQGTDELPLLPKAYPPNARVYTTLMKGYMNAGRVDDVVAVLRAMRREAETVPASRPDHVTYTTAISALVAAGDMARARAVLDEMAGAGVPANRVAYNVLLKGYCQQLQIGKARELFEEMVTDAGIQPGVVTYNTLMDGCVLTDDSAGALAFFNEMRSRGIAPSTVSYTTLMKAFALSGQPKVAHKVFEEMERDPRVAVDRAAWNMLVEGYCRLGLVETAKQVVERMKERGVQPDVATYGSLAKGIAAARKPGEALVLWNEVRERCLEEADEELLGALADVCVRAAFFRKALEIVACMEEKGVAPNKTKYRKMYIEMHSRMFTSKHASQARQDRRRERKRAAEAFKFWLGLPNSYYGSEWRIEPLLEGDDPS, from the coding sequence ATGCTGTGCTGCGCGCGCTACTCGCTCCAGCTCCTCCAGCCCCATCCCTCCTTCCCCGGGGGCTCCACCTGCGCTTGCTCATGCtcctcgccttcgtcttcggcCTCCGGCAACCAGCGACAGAGGCTCCATCCTCCAGCCGCCGTGTCCTCAACTACCTCCTGCTCCACCCCGCCACTCACCCACCCGCCTGACGGCGACCACCCAGACGAGGACGGTGGCTCCGACGCCGCCCTCCTGGCGCTCCTCCGCGCCCGGGACACCGACGCCGCCTACCGCCTCTTCTCCTCCAATCCTTCgctcctcccttcctcccccgccacAGCCTCCCGCCTCCTCGCGCAGCTCTCCTTCAGTTCCTGCAGCCCCGACGCGTtctcccgcgccgcccgcctcctccagagcctccgcgcccgcggcgccctcgacctcctcgacgccaactccctctccctggcggccgcggccgccgcccgctcccgcgaCGCCCGCCTCGCGCACTCCCTCCTGCTCTACATGCTCCGCCAGGGCTTCCTCCCCGACCGACGCGCgtacaccgccgccgtcgcccgcctcACGCCGCCCACCAAGGCGCTCCGCCTCTTCGACGCCGtcctccgccacctccgccgcgcgccgcctgaGCTAATCTCCCCCTACTGCCTCCCGGACACGGTCGCATTCAACGCCGCGCTCAGCGCCTGCGCCGACGCCGGAGACTGCCGCCGGTTCCGGCAGCTGTTCGACGCAATGAGCGagtggagcgccgccgccgacgcgctcaCCTACAACGTCGTCATCAAGAtgtgcgcgcgcgccggccgcaaGGGCCTCGTCGCGCGCGTGCTGGAGCGCATGCTCTCCTCCGGCCTCGCCCCCTGCGCCACCACCTTCCACTCCCTCGTCGCCGCGTTCGTCGGCTTCTGCGACATCCCCACGGCGGAGAGGATCGTTCAGGCGATGCGGGAAGAGCGCAAGGACATATGTTTGCTGCTCAGAGCTGTCGCCATGGAATGCGACGATGTGCCCGACGTCGAGCAGGGTGCTGCCCTGCTTGACGACATCGTCGCCGGGGCCAAGCCAGGACAGGGCACAGACGAGCTGCCGCTGCTCCCCAAGGCATATCCGCCCAACGCCAGGGTGTACACCACGCTCATGAAGGGGTACATGAACGCCGGCCGCGTCGACGATGTCGTGGCCGTGCTGCGGGCGATGCGGCGAGAGGCGGAGACGGTACCCGCAAGCCGGCCGGACCATGTGACCTACACGACGGCGATATCAGCGCTCGTCGCCGCTGGCGAtatggcgcgcgcgcgcgccgtgctGGACGAGATGGCCGGCGCCGGGGTTCCCGCCAACCGGGTCGCCTACAACGTCCTGCTCAAGGGGTACTGCCAGCAGCTGCAGATCGGCAAGGCCAGGGAGCTCTTTGAGGAGATGGTCACGGACGCCGGCATCCAGCCCGGCGTGGTGACATACAACACCCTCATGGACGGGTGCGTGCTCACGGACGACAGCGCGGGCGCGCTAGCCTTCTTCAACGAGATGCGGTCGCGGGGCATCGCGCCGTCCACGGTGAGCTACACGACGCTGATGAAGGCGTTCGCCCTGTCGGGGCAGCCCAAGGTGGCGCACAAGGTGTTCGAGGAAATGGAGCGGGACCCGAGGGTGGCGGTGGACAGGGCGGCGTGGAACATGCTGGTGGAGGGGTATTGCCGGCTGGGGCTGGTGGAGACGGCGAAGCAGGTGGTGGAGAGGATGAAGGAGCGCGGGGTGCAGCCGGACGTGGCGACGTACGGCAGCCTGGCCAAGGGCATCGCGGCGGCGCGCAAGCCGGGGGAGGCGCTGGTGCTGTGGAACGAGGTGCGGGAGCGGTGCCTGGAGGAGGCCGACGAGGAGCTGCTGGGGGCGCTGGCGGACGTGTGCGTGAGGGCGGCCTTCTTCAGGAAGGCGCTGGAGATCGTGGCGTGCATGGAGGAGAAGGGCGTCGCGCCCAACAAGACCAAGTACAGGAAGATGTACATCGAGATGCACTCGAGGATGTTCACCAGCAAGCACGCGTCGCAGGCGCGGCAGGACCGGCGCCGGGAGCGCAAGCGCG